GTACATGTCCAAACCATATCCACTTGCCCTTGTCTGTTTGCAGGGAGGTACATGTGCAGGAGAAACAAGCGAAGAGGGTGTGGAGAAGAGGGGGCACAGCGTCTGGGGGTGAGATAatgagcagcagcagcagcagcttggCGTCCACCATTTCTGCAGCAGCCACTGCTGCTCGTCCTCGCCATGGCGCGGTGAAGCAGCAGCTGAGCGCTAGGGTGAAGCCACACCAGAAGCATGCTGCAGGCTGCTGGGAGAGCAgtggcagcggcagcagcagggCTGTGGTGGCGAGGGCTGGGCCCGGGCCGCTGACGGAGATTGAGCCGGACCTGCAGGAGGACCCCATCGACAAGTGGCGCACCAACGGCGTCCTCCCGGTCTGGAGCGATTTCCTTGGTTTTCTTGTTCTTGCTGCTGTGTTGTCTGAGGAATTGGGATGACGCTGCAGTGAAATTGTTTTGCAGGAGGACTTTGTGTATGGAGTGTATGACGGCCACCACACCTATGATGAAGGCCAAGGTCTCTTATCTTGTGTATTATCTTGTATACAGAACAAATTATATGCATGCGTTTCTTTAGCTAAAAGTTGTGCTGATTCTAATGTGATGTGGTGAAACCAATCATTCAACTGAAGAAAAGAAGGGCTTCTGGGAGGATGTCTCTGAGTGGTACCAAGAAGCTGAGCCTCCTCAGGGCTTCCAAGGTACACTCACTCATGGTGCCTTTTGCTATCTGGAAACAGTATACATGTCCTTGAATCTTTCTCATTAGCATCAATGGCAATCTCTTGCAGCACTCATCTCCTGGGCATTCCCTCCCGCAGTCATCCTCGGAATGGCTTTCGATGTGCCGGTACGGATCGAGTAGTTCCATTAACCCCTATTCCTCCTATTTACATGCATCATCTATCTGTCTTGGGCTTACTGAACGGAGGAAGACTCATGGTCTATTTGTGTCACTAGGGGGAGTACCTTTACATTGGGGCAGCTATCTTCATCGTCGTGTTCTGCGTCATCGAGATGGACAAGCCGGACAAACCGCACAACTTTGAGCCGGAGATCTACATGATGGAGAGGTCCAAGCGCGACAAGCTCATCGCGGACTACAACTCCATGGACATCTGGGACTTCAACGAGAAGTACGGCGAGCTCTGGGACTTCACCGTCAACAGAGATGACCTCATCCAACCATAGGTGCCATTCAGAAATGGTGGTCGCGTTGGCTAGATTCAGAAATGGAGGCCAGTTCAGATGACATGTATGATAGTGATATAAGCACTCTCTAAGGAAATCAGGGATGGCATAGCTCCAAGAAAAGGATCTTCAAATAAAGCATCCTTGTAAAAAATGCAGAGCAAATTGTCAGAAAACACTATGCTACTAAGGATGGCAAATGTCTAAAATTGTAGAGATATATAAAGTTGCCTGTTTGGCACTACCCTCTCGATGTTACAAAAGTCTAGCAAAAAAGAATTGTCATTCTTTTTTGTACAAGTTGAAACCCTATGTCGAATAACGAAGAAAATAAACCAAGGGTGAAAAGGGAAGCCTAACAGCTCCTCCTTTTTTGTACACTTGAGTTGCACAGCTGATGATGAGCTGGCTCGCTATGACAAGAAACTAATGGGGCAAAATTGGAGCTAGAATAGCTAATCTATAACCCTGAAAGAGGAAAACTAGCTTAGCCTTTGAAATGCTATAACTTTCCATTCTTCTTCATCTTGATGATGTGAAGAGCTGGCTGCCTAGGGTCACAGTTGTGTCGCCCACTGGCATGGCTGTCGTCCTCCTGATCTCCTGCTCGCGTATCCGGTGTATCTCGGCTTCCACCAGGCTCATCGACGGACGATCCTCGCTTCTCGGGTTCACGCACCGCGATGCCAAGCGCAACAATTCCTTCATGCCTTGTGGGGTAAAGCCACTGGTCATTCTCCTATCTGCTATTGCAGAGATTTCACTTGATTCTTGAAAGTTCCGAACCTGCATATCAGAGATGGATAGTAAGCAAACTGAAACCTTGGCTCTGGTATGATGATAGATATTATGAGAATAATATGGAAAAGAGGAATTGAACAATCATCAGGAATCGGTAGAATTTACCCATTCAATAATGCCTTGATCAGACGCAGCCGTCCTTCCACTGATCAACTCCACAAGGAACACACCAAAACTGTATACATCACTTTGTATGGAAAAAATCATGGACTCCTTCCCCCTGCTCATGCAACAAATCTCCATTAAAAACAGACACGGGATGCCGATAAATTTGCTACTATCACAGGCAGCACACTGAAAGCATATAGTTTGTACTATTCACTAATGGAAGTCAAGGGATGTAATTAACAACTTTTAAGTTTTAACCCCCCCAAAGAAGAAGCTCAGTCATTACCGAGGATCAACGAATGGATCATTGAATATCATCGAAGGCGGGCCAGCATTGCCTAGTCGATCAAGTAGGCCTCGGATGCCAGTATCAGCAACTTTTGGTAAGAAATCCGCATCCACCAGGACATTAGCAGTTTTGAAGTTCATGTGAACAGCAGGAGGGGTCATGGAATGCAGGTGACTCAGGCCTGAGTAACAGTAACAGGAAAGGTCATTATATTAAgattcattgcataactattgtgACTGAAAATGAGGCAATCCATAAGAGAATAAGCTTCTGCCAATAAAGGAAATTAGGAGTTGGTGCCGATGTATACTTACCCTTAGCGGTTCCATGAGCAATAGCAAGTCTCTGCTTGAATTCTAGCCTCACAGTTGGAGAATTGCCGTTGCCTGTAGAGGGATGGTAGAAAGATAGATAAAATTAGTACTTCTGATGCTCTTCTTGTACATCAGAACTATAAATAGGAAATACACAATGGAAAAATCACCATGCAAATGCGCAGAAATGCTGCCATTGGGGACATACTGATAAACAAGCATCTGCATGCCATTGTCCTGGCAATACCCCAAGAGATTTACAAGGTTGGGATGACGACGGATAGAAGACAGGTAATTAACCTGGGGAGAAAAGGCCAACAACAACCATGAGTTCATGTATTGGTTTTGATCTCAGGAAGGAAGGTTTTGATTTCTTACAACATGCCACTACTCTAGGAGAAAATTTTGGCACCTCATGGAGAAATTCCTGGCTAGGAGGAGAATGCCGCCTTTTAACCGCTATAATTGTGCCATCCTGGAGCAAACCGTTGTATACCTCTCCGAACATTCCATGTCCGACGAGATTCGAGCTGCTGAAGTTATTTGTAGCAGACCTTAGTTCCTCCAGTGTCATACATCTTGCTCCTTGCATGTCTagagtacataataaaagcagtCTGTTAAGCTAAAATGCTAATTTGACACTAGCTGAAAAACACTGAAATTAAAAGCCCCTCGAATACTAATTTGAGCGGTACCTGGAAGAGCTTGACCGGACGAATTACTCTCTGAAGAATCTGAATTCCGTCTGCCGTGCCGTAGGCATAGCACTACAATGAGTGTGATGGCACCAACTAATGCCAAACCTCCTGCAGCTCCTCCTAGAGCTACTGCAAGAATGTCTGACATCTAGTATGCAATCTCCTCCTTCAGAATAGGATAGTAACTTTTGTAGCAGCGGCGATGCAGACAGATATAACCTAAATATTAGTACATTTTAATTTTTCTGGACTTAACATTGAAGTAGCAATAACAGTAACCGACAGATTGCTGAATCGACAGCGCAGCAATACAAAGCAAACTAAACAGTTGCAGAATACAAAATGGAGCATATGTGCCATATATGGATGGACCGGTTAAATGAGAGATGAATGTGAGCAGTTGTAAACTAGGAAAGCGCATTCCGCCAATGACGTAAGCAGCACGGATGGGCCAAGCAATTATTAGCGCATAAAACAGAGAAAGGACAACTAAGTTATCTTTTGTTTTGCGGGGGACAACTAAGTTATCAGATGGAACAATGCAAACATGTTGACATTCAGAACTGAATATTGAGTGGCCTGGCAGTTCGCTCATTTTTGCCATTTATCGCATTCCTTTTATTTCCTAGATAACGTGCACGACCGTTGCAATATTAAGAAATTCCGCGCCATCAGAGGACTTCCGGGCTATAACACGTACTAAATTCTCATGCAATACAATGAGCCTCGTGAATTCTCATACAATTGTGTGGTGTTGCGTCTTGCGCCTTTTGCCTTTTATTTCCCAGACCATTGCAATATTCAAATATTTCGCGCCATGACTATTACTAATAAAATTCCCATGGTATGCAAAGAGCCTCTCAAATACAATAATCTGTGCTGCATATTCTTCTATTTGGTTGACAATGCATGATCATATACAGACACAAAAAAAAGTCCACTACAGCA
The Aegilops tauschii subsp. strangulata cultivar AL8/78 chromosome 3, Aet v6.0, whole genome shotgun sequence genome window above contains:
- the LOC109748425 gene encoding photosynthetic NDH subunit of subcomplex B 5, chloroplastic; protein product: MSSSSSSLASTISAAATAARPRHGAVKQQLSARVKPHQKHAAGCWESSGSGSSRAVVARAGPGPLTEIEPDLQEDPIDKWRTNGVLPEDFVYGVYDGHHTYDEGQEKKGFWEDVSEWYQEAEPPQGFQALISWAFPPAVILGMAFDVPGEYLYIGAAIFIVVFCVIEMDKPDKPHNFEPEIYMMERSKRDKLIADYNSMDIWDFNEKYGELWDFTVNRDDLIQP
- the LOC109748423 gene encoding serine/threonine-protein kinase-like protein ACR4, which gives rise to MSDILAVALGGAAGGLALVGAITLIVVLCLRHGRRNSDSSESNSSGQALPDMQGARCMTLEELRSATNNFSSSNLVGHGMFGEVYNGLLQDGTIIAVKRRHSPPSQEFLHEVNYLSSIRRHPNLVNLLGYCQDNGMQMLVYQYVPNGSISAHLHGNGNSPTVRLEFKQRLAIAHGTAKGLSHLHSMTPPAVHMNFKTANVLVDADFLPKVADTGIRGLLDRLGNAGPPSMIFNDPFVDPRGKESMIFSIQSDVYSFGVFLVELISGRTAASDQGIIEWVRNFQESSEISAIADRRMTSGFTPQGMKELLRLASRCVNPRSEDRPSMSLVEAEIHRIREQEIRRTTAMPVGDTTVTLGSQLFTSSR